The genomic segment GCTGCAATCAGCATATAAAAAGGGGAAAGCCGCTTCCCGACTTTTGTCGGAGAGAGCGGCTTTATCTATTGTAATCGGCTGTTTTGTGAACGAACCTCAGTCAGCCTTCAGTCGCCGATGATGCGGAGGCCGAGGTATCTGCGGCGGAGTCCGAGGCGTCAGCGTCCGTCCGTGCTTTGCCGCCCTTGCCGTGCGCGCCGTCGTGGCCGGTGAACGTACGGCTCACGACCTGGGCGGCATGATCGGCGAGCTTGGCCTTCTGGGCGTCGTATTCCGTCTGCGTGATCTTGCCGTCCGCGAGGCGCTGGTCGAGCGCCGTCGTGAGCAGTGAGACGACTTTGGCCGTGACGGTGTCGACGGCGACGCCTTTATCCGCAGCCAGATCCGAGAGCGACTTACCGGACTCGAGCTGCGTAGACAGCTCGTCCGTTGTCAGCCCGAGCAGAGACGCAATATCGGCGTTGTCCTTCAGATCGATGCCGCCGAAACCGCCGCGCCCGCCGCCATGTCCGCCATGCCCGCCTTTGCCGCCGCCCTTGCCGGAGAAGGTGTTGGTCAGCGCATCCGCGGCCCGCGCTGCGAGGGTCGCCTTCTGCTCGTCATACTGCGTCTGCGTGATCTTGCCGTCAGCCAGCCGGCTGTCCAGCCGCTTGGTCATGGCCGATACAATCAAATCCTGCACCTTCTGCGCGTCGACGCCCTGCGCGGCTGCGATATCGGACAAGGTCTTGCCGGCCGTCAACTGGGTCTTCAGCTGGTCTTCGGTCAGGTTCAGCAGCGCGGCCACGTCCGCGTTGTTCCAGTCGGCCCGGAAGCCGCCGCCTCTGTGTTGTCCTTCGCCTTTGGACGGCGTAGTTGAAGTGGCAGAGGTCGCGGCTTGGGTCTGTGCAGCCGCGCCGTTCGTCTTCGTCGTGGCGGCGAATGCGCTGCCGATGGAGACGGCGCTGCCGAATACGGCTACTGCGAGGGCAAGCGAGGTGACGGCGAGCTTCTTATGCTTCTTCGGATTCATCATGGTAGATCCTCCTAAGATTGATGTTATTGTCGTTCCTATAAACAGCATAGCCCGCTTGTCTGAATCTCCCGTGAACCCTCGCTGAACGCTTCCTGAGAATAAAAAATGAACCCCGCCGCTTCGCAGAAGCGCCGTGGGTCCATTTTGCCTTGAATTCGGGAGTGAGATCCCGGTGCTATGAGTTAGAAAAACCGCTCCAGCTCGTCCTTGATCGCCGCATTCGAGCCGCCGACCTGCTTCTGGTGCTGCGCCTTGCCGAAGAGCGCGCCGATCTGCTCCGGATACGTCTGCTCGATGCCGCGCAGGCGGATCGACTCGTCGAACTTGGCCGGGTGGGCCGTCGAGAGCGAGACCGTCACCTCGCCGTCTTCGGTCAGGCGATCGCTCGCCGCCACGCCGCAGGCCGTATGCGGGTCGAGGAGATAGTCGTACTTGGCGAAGTAGTCGCCGATCGTATCGAGGCACTCGTCGTTCTTGACGCCGTAGGCGGCGAAGTCGGCTTGTACTTGACCGATCCGGTCGGAAGGAATAATGATGCTGCCTTCGGTGGTGAACTGCCCCATGAGACGGGAGACTTCGACTGGATCCTCGCCGTAAAGGTAGTACAGATAGCGCTCGAAGTTGCTCGCCACCTGAATGTCCATCGACGGGCTGTGCGTTCCGCGGAATTCGCCTGGCTCGTATACGCCTTCTTTGACGAAACGCTCGAGGATATTGTTCTCGTTGGTGGCGAGGATGAGCTTGCCGATCGGCAGGCCCATGCGCTTGGCCAGATAGCCGGCGAAGATGTCGCCGAAGTTGCCCGTCGGGACGCTGAAGTTCATCCGCTCGGACTGCCCCTGCTGCGCGAGCTGGAGATACGCGTAAAAGTAATAGACGGTCTGCGCCAGAATGCGCGCGATGTTGATCGAGTTGATGGCGCGCAGATGGTACTTGTGCTTGAACGCGACGTCGGCGAACAGCTCCTTGATGATGCGCTGGCAATCGTCGAACGTGCCGTCCACGGCCAGATTCAGCACGTTGGCGTCGTCCACGGTCGTCATCTGCAGCTCTTGCACCTTGCTTACCTTGCCCGACGGGTGCAGGATGCAGATGCGGATGCCTTCTTTGCCGCGCACGCCCTCGATCGCGGATGCGCCCGTATCGCCGGAGGTCGCGCCGAGGATATGAATGATCGAGTTCGTCTGCTTGGATACGTAGGCGTACAGGTTGCCGAGGAACTGAAGGGCGATATCCTTAAAAGCGAAGGTCGGCCCGTGGAACAGCTCGAGCACGTACAGCCCGTTGTTGATGCGCCGCACCGGCGTCACGTCCGGGTCGCGGAACGTGCCGTAGCTGTCCTCGACCAACCGCTGCAGCTCGCCGCGGGGAATCTCGTCTCCGATATACAGCGTGAAGATCTCGAGCGCCAGCTCCGCGTAGGAGAGCTTGCCCCATGCCTGCAGCGTCGCGGCGTCCACTTGCGGCACAGCCTTGGGCACCAGGAGGCCGCCGTCGTCCGCCAGTCCCATCAGAATCGCGTCGATAAAGCCGAGGGGAGCCACCTGGCCCCGAGTGCTGATATATTTCATCTCGATCCCCTTATCCGTGTAAATGTTCTGTCTATTGTATCAAAAAAGCGAAGCCATGCCCACAATGCGTCGAACTTCGTCGCAAGATTCATCGTATTTATGATACGATCAAATATATTCTATCTTGCGCACCGCGGTTGTCCTTGCTGGGCGGGCGAACACGAGCTAACGGAGACAATCACCTATGGGAACTCCCTATTCGGCTATCTTAACGTTAATTATTACGGCAGGCGTCATCAACTTGCTTATGGGCATCTACGCGCTGTCCGGCCGCTCGAAGGTATCGATGGTCAAGACGTTCGTGGCCTTCAGCATGCTGTCGGCCGTCTA from the Cohnella hashimotonis genome contains:
- a CDS encoding SHOCT domain-containing protein codes for the protein MMNPKKHKKLAVTSLALAVAVFGSAVSIGSAFAATTKTNGAAAQTQAATSATSTTPSKGEGQHRGGGFRADWNNADVAALLNLTEDQLKTQLTAGKTLSDIAAAQGVDAQKVQDLIVSAMTKRLDSRLADGKITQTQYDEQKATLAARAADALTNTFSGKGGGKGGHGGHGGGRGGFGGIDLKDNADIASLLGLTTDELSTQLESGKSLSDLAADKGVAVDTVTAKVVSLLTTALDQRLADGKITQTEYDAQKAKLADHAAQVVSRTFTGHDGAHGKGGKARTDADASDSAADTSASASSATEG
- the thrC gene encoding threonine synthase, translating into MKYISTRGQVAPLGFIDAILMGLADDGGLLVPKAVPQVDAATLQAWGKLSYAELALEIFTLYIGDEIPRGELQRLVEDSYGTFRDPDVTPVRRINNGLYVLELFHGPTFAFKDIALQFLGNLYAYVSKQTNSIIHILGATSGDTGASAIEGVRGKEGIRICILHPSGKVSKVQELQMTTVDDANVLNLAVDGTFDDCQRIIKELFADVAFKHKYHLRAINSINIARILAQTVYYFYAYLQLAQQGQSERMNFSVPTGNFGDIFAGYLAKRMGLPIGKLILATNENNILERFVKEGVYEPGEFRGTHSPSMDIQVASNFERYLYYLYGEDPVEVSRLMGQFTTEGSIIIPSDRIGQVQADFAAYGVKNDECLDTIGDYFAKYDYLLDPHTACGVAASDRLTEDGEVTVSLSTAHPAKFDESIRLRGIEQTYPEQIGALFGKAQHQKQVGGSNAAIKDELERFF